The Ananas comosus cultivar F153 linkage group 4, ASM154086v1, whole genome shotgun sequence region GCGTCGCATCGAGTTTGGTCCCTTGTTGGGCCGGGCCATATTTTGATGGGTCGTCCAGGGTTGCTTCGCGAGTCCGGTCACCCCCCGGTGAAATCACCGCCTCTACAGTTTCATCACTTTCGccgcaaaataatttttttcgtgGGATTTCCATCATAAAACTCCGCGTTTACGCTTACCTTGCGGTGAGCGTATCGCTGTAGCAGCACGTTACGCGGTTCTACTGTTCCGTTGTTGAAACCCACATTAaccatttttaattttacatttttttggccattttacttttaaatttaaatttaatcttgaTTTTGATTTTNTAAAATAGATTTTCTTTGCACTTTTTTTTAGAACCAAATAAATGTGGCTCGAAAACTACTTTCTTTTTCACCTTAATAAGCTTAAGCTTTCTAATCAGACCATTAACCTCACTACAAAGTATCCGAACTATCAGCCTACGCTCTTTTAGAGAAGGCCAAATTATTTTCCGTCTCACCCACAACAGAGAAAAACCATTTTAAAAAAGTTACACCCAGCGAGATAAATAACAACTCGCATTAAGTCTATAAACAAGTCTTTTTGATATCGTTTCTATTTACATATATGTCATCTTGATTAACTTCCTTATGGAATTGCATGTACCATATGGAAAATCAATTTTGCGATGTATTTTATTCAGACTAATTGCCTATGCATTTTttgaataaacaaaaataaattttattaaacatattaaattatatttctcTAAACTATATGTTCAGACAGATGCGACTGCCAATAGAATTTATGCCACACGGAAAACGATCGACAGCCGAACCAAATAACAAATCATAGGCAGTGCCAGATCTTCACCTGAAATCATTTTCAACTTAAATTCGTACACCCCAAAACTGTAATTCACAAGGATACTATTTTATCAGACTTTGGCGTTccattgttatatatatatatatatatatatatatgagctcggctactatatttttatgagtattgactcccttatacttataaattttcgacccttaaatttattccattgatcatttccatccgttagatcatactattcaatcaactacccactcaactctagagggctactatcattctaagtaggaatcaccatcatcctaacgacatatcccatcaatcaacagttaaaaatttatgagtttaaaatctatactcataagagtatgcAACCCCagcatatgcatatatatatatatatatataNCTCCCTTATGGAATTGCATGTACCATATGGAAAATCAATTTTGCGATGTATTTTATTCTGACTAATTGCATATGCATTTTttgaataaacaaaaataaattttattaaacatgttaaattatatttctCTAAACTATATGTTCAGACAGATACGACTGCCAATAGAATTTATGCCACACGGAAAACGAACAACAGCCGAACCAAATAACAAATCATAGGCAGAGTCAGATCTTCGCCTGAAATCATTTTCAACTTAAATTCGTAAACCCCAAAACTGTAATTCACAAGGATACTATTTTATCAAACTTTGGCGTTccattgttatatatatatatatatatgagttcggctactatattttttatgaatatTGACTCCCTtatacttgtaagttttcgatccttaaatttattccattgatcatttccacccattagatcatactattcaatcaactactcactcaactctagagagctactatcattctaaataggaaccaccatcatcctaacgacatatcccatcaatcaacagttaaaaatttatgagtataaaatctatactcataagaatataacAGCCCCagcctataatatatatatatatatatatatagaactaggctactatattattaatagcaccaagtctttgaccattggattaagaaatgtgtaGTTAGGATAATATgaaccccctagggttgagtagatggttggttgaatagtatgatctaacggatgaaaatgatgaaaaaggtagatctaacggcagaaagcttggtagcaccaagtgcttcgtgctattaatagcacagtagccgaactctatatatatatatatatattcctggCACCAGATAGGTTTAAAATCCACGATCGATATTCATATCGGAGCAAACGATCAACAGACGTAATCACCATCCAATTAATGACTAATCATGCATAAAGATTCTAGAGTTTTGTAACACTTACGTTGCAGGTAGCAACAAATAAACAATATAGGCAGGTAACCATGCTGCTCTCAACTAAATAGCAGAAACGAAGTGATCTCAATCACTCTCAACTAAATAGCAGAAACGAAATGATCTCAATCAATCAGATGGTTTCACTTGCCAACGGTGGTTTTGATCACAACTAAGCAAATCCAGGTTTTTCACGAAACTAGGAATCAGGCACAACAAATGCTGTAacgcaaaaaattatttcaaccAAACAGGCTCATAGAGTGAAAAAGCTTTTGCTCTGCTCGAGCGCAAGCTCATTGTCATCAAACCTGAGGTGAGGTGAGTTTGAAAGGTCGCATGCCACGCCTTTCCTTTCTGATGACCTTTTCTCGCAGATAGATGCCATGAGTCAGTTGATTCTACGTACAATTAGAAAAAACCGGTTTACTTTTACTTTCCACCCAAAACAAAATCTCCTTAAGAGCCCTCGCAAATAACACCTCGGCCTCGGTCTAGTTCTGAAAATCGGTATCTAGTGTTTAGGTTTCAAGAACTCTTTTATGTTGCCGACAAAACCTTTATCATAGGGATTAAAAAACCTGATTTCGGAGAATGCACTCCCTGAGAAAGTACAATGCAATGATAATCGCATTAAAGGAAACAGGCAAACGCATTTCATAACCTTCGGAATAGTCTGTTAAAAGCACCTTGTTGAGCTGGAGCTGGAATGTTAAGCTGGAATTCGGGATACTTCCGCCAATTTATCTGAAATGAATATGCACATTAAATTAGCTTTCAGCAACAGTAGAGGGAAAAGGGCAAGCAAATAGCCAAAACCAGGATAATTAACATTGGAATTACCCATTCCTCTGTTTTGATGTTGAAGCAGATGCAATAAAGGTGCCACATCAAGAAAACCACCTACTAGAGAAGCAGAATTAATGGTTTCATACTTGATCACTTGGAGAGAATAAGAGATGCAGCATTAAAGAAATGTACAGATGCACAAAAGAACCAAAGAGGAGGAACtgatttgaaaattaacttATAATAGATGACCAATTTAGAGGCCCGACCAGCTTAGAAAGTTACCCAAACACAAGCAAATAAAGCCAACTGGCTTAATAACAACAAGTCCTATCTCATCAAGTAGCATGTGAAAAATTTACACAAGAGTAATAGAGAGGAAGCATGTGAAAAATATACGCAGAGAGTGAAATAGAGGAAGCATGTGAAAAATTTACACACAGAATAAAACACGAGTAAAATAGATGAAATCGGTTCGGTAGAAACTGGACAGTCGGCATTATAATAATTGGTGATTTTTCTCATAATTAATACTCTAAATTTACGGACCAGTTATATACGAGATTTATTATTAGACGCATGTTAACCTAACTCAAACGCAAACTTAGCTGATGATCATTAATTGCTGGTTGAAATCACTGCAAGAATCATTAGAGAGATACAAGAAGAAACTTATCATCCTCTGCAGTATCAAGTCAACCATTAAATTATTTACGGCTGCAGTACAACATGGACAGTCATAGAGTATATGAGCTTGGAAAGCAAGGATGAACAAACCTGCCATAGCACCTGGAGGATAGAGAATAGCATTGTGCTGATGACCATGTTAAGGGAGAGGTTAGCCTGTCAAGCAAAATATTCAAGAAATAACTCAACAATGCACATAATGCACATTtataagttaaattaaaaatttacactaaAAGAATATACTGAAAACAGTCCACACCAATTGTAAAACTAACAGAAAGATCTTGCATGGAAAAATGTCGGAAAAATACACTGAAAACagtcgccaaaaaaaaaaaaggggttgaTGGCTGAAAAAAGGTCTAGTGAATAGACTTGCAGACATTCTCCCATTTTGAACATACGAATCATTAATGAGATATCAGTTTACACAAACAAGAGGGGAAAAAATGAAATGCAAGACATACCTCTAATCCTACTCTTGAAGTATTCAGGAATCTTGTGATATCTGTTCCagcattaataaatataaattaatacagaattaaaaaaatatgtgaaataGATGGAGCTCATATCATCACCATCCAAAAAGCAAATGCATGTGCCACTTCAGAGTAACAATAATTGATATTTCAGACTGGGTTATTTGCTTCAATAAATGCCTAAACCGAAAAATGGAGTATTCATACAACAATCAAGATAGTTAGCTAGCTGCTATCTCTGATATGGAATATAATCCCCTGGTACTTGGTCATTAGTTCCCTAGTGGCTTGTACTTATATCTGACATATAACTCCTAGAATAAATCTATAACAAGAAAAGGGTTTTGTAACAAATATCAAAAACAACAAGGAACAATAAGCAGTAAAATATCACCATCTATATAGCAAGCATTTGCAAAGCATCTACCAATGTAAATGGTTAGCTTGACAAAGTGTCAACAGTCTATCAACTAAATTACTGATTTAAATAACGTACATCGAGTTGAACACATGGTATAGGAAGACTCAGCAATAACAAATCCAGTTAGAAGGACCATAAACAGCCGGTGATTTTTCTGACCTGCAAAACACATGATGTTGATGATTACCAAAGTAAAACATGTGTACTTTGTATACAGGTGAAACAACAAAAGGACCAACCTATCACATAAGCAACAAAAAGAATGCGGTACCTATGCAATTTCCCAAAGCAGGACAGTGGTGATCAAATCCTCTAATATTTGTCTTGCAGCTAGTGCAGTATCTTACCCTTGGAAACAGTGAAGAGTTCTGCACAAATAACAAAACAAGTGTAAAAGAAGggtgaaaaaaaagaggaagaatgCTAAAATTAGTACAAGCGGCTAATTCTCAATAATACTAAAAGCGtcataatagaaaattattatttagctGATATAAACCACTTCGCTACCACTAAAGCTTATCCATAAGCTATCAAATGTTTGGCAAATTAACAAATAAACGCATGATTTCCATATTCTCAATTTAGGGgtcgtttgttttggtgtaagtgtaggggtggaactcaagttccagtTTTGGcgtaagtaaaaaatataatgtaactaaAGTTACGTTAGACTTctacttcacctactctcgactttcCCTTCTAAAGTACCAAACTCGACTTCCGCCAcactcaaccttctctaaaaaatttattaaatagtaaaacctAACTCTACTTCCTCTATAATGGGTTAAAATTACCTTACTTAcaataaattaggattacctttaaataataatgaaaattttaattatttaacaggttaaattttataggggtAAGTTTACCACTATATTCAGGAGATAAGGGATCTACTTACTTATATGAAAACAAACAATGGaattcaaaaaactaatttcaccagcaccaagttatatcaaaacaaacagaagaagtaattaaatttaactttcagacttTACAAGTTACgttaaaacaaacaacaaaaaaataatcacacttcaagaaaactcaaacaccactgcaCTTGAGTTACGTTGGATCTAtagattcgtcaatccaaacgtcCCCTTAATGGAAGTGAAAAAGTGCAGGAACTCTTACAACAAagtgtataaaaaataagaatacaGCACGGTTAATAAATATATACTCATGATAGAAAAGTTCAACATATCAGCTAATCcatatttgagacatgaaaTACCGCATGCCTAACAAAACTACAATATGCCTTTACTATGACAACTATGCATCTAAGAAGCTACAACAGATAAACACGTAAGACACACTTTCAAACCTCACACTGGCTGAAATCGGAGAAACCATTGCAACTGGCTTCTGTTGAACGCGAAGAGTCATATGAAACCATTCCCGGATCGCTAGAAAAAATCCTGCAATTACAATGCGGGAGGTTAATAGCAATCTTTGATATTGTGCCAGACAAATCCTGAACACACTTCACTTATTCAGCCAGGTAAAGGAATCAATTGAAGTTACATGAATGAAAGAGGAGACAGAAACTTATGAGGATGAAGCAACCTATAAAGTCCAAATAATAGCAGAGCACACTCAGCATTAAGAATTGCATCCAACAAAGAAGGAACAGCTGCAACACAAATCAACATTAATGTTTATTGAGATCAGCATCGTTGTGATAGCAATAGTCATTAGCACaagcatttgaaaatataaaagagcTGTTCTCACGTGATTTAGTCTATATTCTTTCTCATTATGCAATTCCAAGAAaagaatgatatatatattcatcaaaCTGCAATGAATTTAGCAGTGGCAAAAAAGAAGTACCTTGCCGTATAATGCAAATGTACACTCCCCAAAGAAAAAATACATTGAAGAGAACAAAAGCCGGAGCAGATGCAGGTACGCCAAGGAGCCGCCGACACCATCTACCGATCACAACAGTCGCAACAAAAACCACACCTGCAGAAGAGAATTTTAACTCCAAGATATCGAGAAAAGAACTTATCTATTCTCAACAATAGGCAAACAAGACGGGGAAAGGAACCTGCAATCGGAAGCATAGAGACAAGAGAAAAGGAGGGGAAGAAGTGAGGAACCATGGCAAGTGCCAACTGAGACGACACGACAAGGATAGAAGAAAAGATCGCGGAAGATAGGATCTCCCATGGTGATTTCCGGAGCCTCTGAAACCCTGAACCCACCATTACTCCAAACTCCTAACTCAGATCAAGATCCAGATGCAGAGAACAATGATCCCACTTCTTCTCACGCCGTTCGATCACACCATCCAATCAAAACACCTATTCCTTCTAGGCGATCTAAACCAATTTCTTCTCCAATGCAACTACTTCTACTATCAATTTAAAaggaaataatcaaataaataacaaaCAAGAAATCGTAAACAAATCTTCCAACTATCCACTCAAAACACCTAACTCTAGCATCACTCCAAGCCCTAACTCAAATCAACATCCAAATACCAAACAAACACCGGCGCCACTTCTTCTGACAACACACAACCACAAGATCGCACGCAGATCGAAACTAGGGTTTCGCTacggcctcctcctcctcctcctccttcgtgATCCCACCAGAACCAGCGGCGCTTTCCGCAGGAGGAATCGTCTGCGAGGAAGGGGAAGAGCGTTTAGCGTTTAGCTTAAGAAGCAATTCGTCGAACAGGAGATGCGCGCGCTCGAGGAtcggggttagggttagggttagggtatACGTACGAGATCGGGGTTATAGATGCGGTGGACGAGGGACGCGCcggagaggagggagacgacgacgacgacggaggACCACGCGAGCGAGGGGGTTCCCGTCGGAGGTCGCCCTCCCCCgaacctcttcttcttcaccaCGCCACTACTACCACTGTTGTTCATTTATTACCCCTTCCCAactcctccctctctttctcctcttctttttttttcttttNGACCCCTCAATTATAGGTAGTTTTGAAATTAGTACCCCTaaagttaataaaaatatagaagtatTTCAGCTGATAATAGTTGGAAggatgaaatttaaaatttgattcaaataattaaaataattttatattaaattgttACTAAATTACAGTTAAATAGAAAAGTTTGCAAGAGTTGGCCCATAACGGCCCATTTGTCATGTAACGGTTGAGTCAGAGAACTGGGCCGACCCAGGAAACCATATGAGCCCATCACGGCCCACCACTGCAATGGTTTAATGGTGGAGAATTTGTAGCCCATGtgagctctctttctctcttcttcttcttcttcttcggcggCGATTTGAGTTCGATGCTAAAGGGTTTTATAATCTCATCTCTTTttcatgaaaatgaaaatttaaatagatacgCCATTGATCAATAAATATTCGAGACAAAgcacaaaatagaaaaaacacCAGAGGAGTGCACTTACTGGATCGATAGCCTATGTGTCtggtaaaaaacaaaaaagaataaaaagagatCTTCAGTTTACGTTGTAACACTAATTCCGCCATTTTAAAAACATTTGAAAAATAAGCATGGAATGGACATACGTAAGGCGAAATTAACAAACATTTGACTAGTTCCTTGCACACTACGTGTGACATATGACATACATACATTTAAGTTAAAATATACCCAATAAGCAACTCCCTTGAATGCAACCTATTTGTTACAACCAGTTAATTAATTTGGTAGTGTTAGGTAGGATATTTTCTCTTGTAGCAGTAGATAATTATTACAAGTTGTGAACCCTAAATCCTCTTTGTTAGGTcagaaaatatatatgataGATTAATAAATATCTTATGGTGTTGTATTTAATTTGTGTGGTAATGGAGAATAACAATAGAGACTACTCTTCAACTTCAAGTAGTAACAAAGcttttattaattaagaaaatagaTAACTTGGTGTGATTTCTTAGTTTTGACCCATTCAGAGCATTGTTTGGAAATATTAGCTCAAACCCATAAGTTCAAAGGGGAAAAAACAAATGTGTgatgagaaaaagaagaaaaaaaaaagcttgtgTTTGAAGCAAAACTCCTATGAAAAGTAGGAAATTAACTCACCTATAAaaactcttcaaaatagtgcattATACGTACTAACCATAAAATGAAACAAAGAAAATGAATGTTGATTCTTCTCGCTTTTCTCGATACTATAATTTTCTTAAAGAAAATTACAATGATCACCTTTTGTTAATTTTTCTCAGTACAATCGCACTTTCGCATTCCTCCCTCATTTACGCGAGGTTGTTCGATTAAAAAGGCACAATTAGGTCTATGCATTTTCCCCTACCTATCAATGTGCTACGGCGTGTCGCACACTCCCTTAACAAATGGCATCAATCTTTTCGCAAAGCTCGTTATTCAATACAAGCTTCTCGAaaacttttgcaaattaaaatacaaatcatGCATCCACAAACCATGCACTTAATCAGTATCTTTTGTTTATCTTAACTAGCAAGTTATACTTGCTTAATTATATAACTAAAAGAACTATTGTTCTCAGCTGCTACACTCcttagttttaaaatattgaacCTTAATTGAGGATCTCTCATTAGAGCTTAAAGGATTGATGTGTTAATTACCTGTTGTGTTAGTATAGTAATCGAAGAACCCTATCCaaggtattaaaaatataaataagttgGTTGGTTAAAAGCGAATCGGATCCGTCATGCATTGAGCAAGGTATCAACTTAAAAGTGGTGTGGTCACTGATCAGTATTATCCTAATAATTTAGTGTCATTAATTCTTATTTAGATCTCTCTTGTACAAGCCATGTGCACCGCACCTTTAAATCGCCTTTGCATTAGTTATCATATCATCTGGTCCATTACATTAGTgtattatttaagtaattttcagaaaaaagaaatgtaatTTAGTTAGTAAACCCATGATGCAGCACATTCCATTAAATGAAAATGTAGTATTTCGAAACTCAGTAAGTTTAGCATATTCCAATGTGAATGTAAAAAGTGCTcttctataatatattttaatttactgtGATTTTTTGTGTGATAATAAAAAGCGAATTAAACCAAATTAATGGGGCTTTCCTTGAGATGGAAGTGGCTTGCGCGGGGCTCAAGAGATCACCAATGAATTGTAAGTTTGAGAATAAAGAGATCGCCAAATTAATTTACTCTTATTTCAAAAGAAGCAtattaaattattcttattttggtCCTTCTATATAAATCATTGATTTTATCTCATGTTAGAAATTACAGACATGTATAATATACTTGATCAGAttcaataataatatacatttatttattatttatgctaAGAAAGataaatgaataattttattgCTTTTACTAGTGAAGTTACCCACGCATATGGAGAGTTAGAACGCACTGAAGGGTCTTAAGATATTAGTGAGCAAATCAAGATATTTTACATGTCAActaatttaactatattattaatatctCAAATCTAATTTTGCTCACTactattttttcagaaaataacTTACATATATTATTACAATTATTTATTCTGAGTACAAGAGGATACCTCTaattatttacatatattatttaggggaaacttcaaaaaaccctcctatggtttccaactttctcactttagtaccctgtggtttaaagtgtatcaatttacccccctgtggttttgtttttatcttttctatagcttttctcttaatattttgttaaattatatacaaaaaaacatcagagatccatctagatttaccgaatatttactttagtaccttttaattttaattttgtcactgatttaaggaaaaaaaacaataaatttggtaaaaaaaagagaaaatcaaaaccacagggaggcaaattgatacactttaaaccacagggtactaaagtgagaaaatacaaaaccacaggggggtttctGAAGTTATCCCTATTATTTATAATCATTCGCTAGTTTATTCTAACCAAGATAACACCTTCACCAGTAGTATTAATTACTATTCATTGAATATCTgttttataaaaagtaaaaaaaaaaatattgatctgtATGTCTTTTAATTTTAGGTcattgtttttatttatacccACGATTTTGTGacatttctaaaataaatataatctattatGCTATCATAATGGGctgttaatttaataattataaattaatatttgaggagtttttgaattatttaagaCATTTATTTTGGTCCATCCAATCAGCGATCAAACGATCGGGATATTTGATGCTTTGGATTTAGCGCTCCAGTTGTTtagacaaataaaatttgtgaCCCAACAAAATTACGGGCCTTGAAAatgtatattaatattaaattaataaaaacagAAAACCTGCACAAAAAGGACAACAAATCCAGTCCATGACCGTTGTAAGTCAGTGAATAAAATGccacaaattatattttattaattgaaaatattattacaagagaataattacttataaaaatatactggtttttcagaattttttttttataaaaagattAATGACCATGTTCAATGTACAAAACCGTGGGATCAGAGGCGCCGTACTCAGCAgagactttttttattttttatttttaataattcagaGAACCGCGTGTAGATCGACTTGTGACTCGATTCAGACATTGGACTTTGTTGGACTTTCAGAAATGCCCTCGCCCTCTCCGTACGTCATTTTACtgcatgcacccggtgcattcGTATATTCGTGCACTCCATTTCTGTTTCTTTCTACATTTTATTCCATTTCATTATCTAATCTAATTTTAGATTCTTTAAACATACTACTAACATCTTATCACAATAAACTAGcctgtatattatatatatatatatatatcttttttttggtGAATATAGCAAGttatataatttgaaataataagccaaaaatatgaaataattatatttCGAATTCAACATTCATCAGATATCTACTATCAATCCTTAGTcaattatactatatatgtatcGGCGCATGCATGCAATTTGTAAAGAaataatagaatttaaattgtCAAAAATTAGAATGTACAAATATAATATGCGCAGAGGCACGCAATTGTAAAAACTAgcccaaaaataataataataagggtaaacttcaaataccatttatgcggtttcgtattttcttattttagtatcttattatttaaaatatataNTACCATCACCACCTCATGACAATAACCCCATCTTTTACTTCTcagaataatataatatccatctctctctcaaaaaaaaaaaaaagaataatataatattcatcattttgttattttattttccaacaGTAAGATTTAATGTGATTTAGTTAATAGTCAATTTGACCACATGCTTTAAATTTCGCATCGATATCCTTGTTATGACTGAGTTAATACATGTAACGTACCTTTATGgtccaattcaaaattttactttgatatatagaaaataatatgttacttattatattttatgacactgtattttttttatcattatatattttttatttgaatatatttgcCATCGAGAAAAATTAATACAGGGCAGTAAGAGAGTGGAATAATTTATTCTAGCACTTTTAATTAGAATAAAAGCGTAAAAAaggaatcaaaattttaatattcgtTCTATCCACGatacaaaaagaagaaacataTATTCTTCCTTAAATAACACATATTTATCTTTTTCCcctaaacaaattaaatattttattatatcatcTGAACGATGTGGTTTTTTATGTAGCAGTTGTACTAGATTATCTATCTTTGAAGTTGATTAAattgttttgaaaaaatataataatatttttttgaatcatAATAGTATGTGTAAACTCCAAATACGCAATTTAATTGattattaaagataaaaaaataataataagggtaaacttcaaataccatttatgcggttttgtattttcttactttagtaccttatcatttaaaatatatcaagttagtaccctgtggtttcttcttctttttttttttcgtcagctccttcgttaatattttattaaattatatacaaaaaaacttcagttaCCACacttaggtttattgaatatttactttagcatttttaagttttaactttgtcattaatttaacaaaaaaattaataaaattgacaacaaaaaaataaaataaaattataaagtactaaattgatgcactttaaatcgtaaggtactaaaatgaaaaaaatagaaacaaaaatatttgaagatttttctaataatataataataataataaagtggtGTAGCATCGCACTTTAGACCGTTCTGGCTCCACGGGGTCCATACGAGGAAGTCAAGGCTATGCGGTAACCTCACCGGGACAGTGACcacacccccacccccaccccctcaCACTAAACCAAAATTAAATAGTGTGCGTATTATGAACCCCTGCTCCCATTGTTCCCCACCATAAAACTCCCCTCAAAAACTCTCCCCCCTccccactcctcctcctcctcctcctccgctaccACTCCGGTGGTGGGCTGCTACCTANAAAACTAAAATGTGCtaaagtaaacttcaaataccatttatgcggtttcgtattttcttattttagtatcttattatttaaaatatataaagttagtatcctgtggtttctttttttttttttttcgtcagccccttcgttaatattttattaaattatatacaaaaaaacttcagttaCCGCacttaggtttattgaatatttactttagcacattttagttttaactttatcattaatttaacaaaaaaaattaataaaattgacaataaaaaaataaaataaaattataaaatactaaattgatgcactttaaatcgtaatgtactaaaatgagaaaataaaaaccaaaata contains the following coding sequences:
- the LOC109708549 gene encoding palmitoyltransferase ZDHHC17-like, whose amino-acid sequence is MVGSGFQRLRKSPWEILSSAIFSSILVVSSQLALAMVPHFFPSFSLVSMLPIAGVVFVATVVIGRWCRRLLGVPASAPAFVLFNVFFLWGVYICIIRQAVPSLLDAILNAECALLLFGLYRIFSSDPGMVSYDSSRSTEASCNGFSDFSQCENSSLFPRVRYCTSCKTNIRGFDHHCPALGNCIGQKNHRLFMVLLTGFVIAESSYTMCSTRYITRFLNTSRVGLEANLSLNMVISTMLFSILQVLWQVVFLMWHLYCICFNIKTEEWINWRKYPEFQLNIPAPAQQGSAFSEIRFFNPYDKGFVGNIKEFLKPKH
- the LOC109708550 gene encoding uncharacterized protein LOC109708550, whose amino-acid sequence is MNNSGSSGVVKKKRFGGGRPPTGTPSLAWSSVVVVVSLLSGASLVHRIYNPDLTIPPAESAAGSGGITKEEEEEEAVAKP